The following coding sequences are from one Campylobacter sp. RM16187 window:
- a CDS encoding glycosyltransferase family 2 protein produces the protein MSKYAFLIPFYNHPERINELIEALKAYKLDIIIVDDGSDEASKEVLKGIKDILLLERKSNGGKGAAMKDGFKFAIDNGFTHVLQVDADFQHDVSMIDEFLDVSNKFPKDIICANPIYDNTAPKSRVYGRKITNFWVAINTLSLEIKDAMCGFRIYPLKEIDEAVKISKTNRMEFDIEILVNAHRCGIKTRWIDIRVSYEAGGISHFKMLRDNAMISLMHARGFFSLPKFIFQRFVSKNNSELWWKKNEKSNSFFLRLTLILTQYLPAFLLNFVIKIVVLFYYLTSKKERDSIEEFRLNLANFAGENVLKNTSVFGNFYQFGVAICDKFRVWKGKIGFQELDIVNVEYVKTELIGAKRGQILLTAHLGNIEICKKIAASVDGFEMVILAYDENVRKFNDIINEISKEKIRVLLVNELDVRAMLELKTIVDSGTHIGIMGDRVPINGDKFTNISFLGKEAKFNHGPYLIAGILGVKISSLWCQKINDKFRIEFTKIADEIKLSRDKATSVRPYLQNYVSELEHRCKQTPEQWFNFYDFWRQ, from the coding sequence AGCAAATACGCCTTTTTGATACCATTTTATAATCATCCAGAGCGCATCAATGAATTAATAGAGGCTCTAAAAGCTTATAAGCTTGATATTATTATCGTGGATGATGGCTCTGATGAAGCCAGCAAAGAGGTTTTAAAAGGGATTAAAGATATATTGCTATTAGAGCGTAAGAGTAATGGCGGCAAGGGTGCCGCTATGAAAGATGGGTTTAAGTTTGCTATTGATAATGGCTTTACTCATGTGCTTCAGGTTGATGCAGATTTTCAACATGATGTAAGCATGATAGATGAATTTTTAGATGTTAGTAATAAATTTCCTAAAGATATAATATGTGCAAACCCCATCTATGACAATACTGCCCCAAAGTCAAGGGTTTATGGAAGAAAGATTACAAATTTTTGGGTAGCTATAAATACACTGAGTCTTGAGATAAAAGATGCGATGTGTGGCTTTAGAATCTATCCTCTTAAAGAGATAGACGAAGCCGTAAAAATAAGCAAGACAAATAGGATGGAATTTGATATAGAAATCCTTGTAAACGCACATAGATGCGGGATAAAAACTCGGTGGATAGATATAAGAGTGAGTTATGAAGCAGGCGGAATATCTCATTTTAAAATGCTTAGAGATAATGCAATGATAAGTCTTATGCATGCTAGAGGATTTTTTTCTCTGCCTAAATTTATCTTTCAGAGATTTGTTTCTAAAAACAATAGTGAGCTGTGGTGGAAGAAGAACGAGAAGTCAAATAGCTTTTTTTTAAGGCTCACATTGATTTTAACTCAATATCTGCCGGCATTTTTACTAAATTTTGTGATCAAGATAGTTGTGCTTTTTTACTATCTTACTTCTAAAAAAGAGCGTGATAGCATAGAAGAATTTAGGCTAAATTTGGCAAATTTCGCAGGCGAAAATGTGCTAAAAAACACAAGCGTATTTGGAAATTTTTATCAATTCGGTGTGGCCATTTGCGATAAATTTCGTGTATGGAAAGGCAAAATAGGCTTTCAAGAACTTGATATAGTAAATGTCGAATATGTAAAAACCGAGCTAATAGGAGCAAAAAGAGGTCAAATTTTATTAACCGCTCATCTTGGCAATATCGAAATTTGTAAAAAAATAGCTGCTAGTGTGGATGGCTTTGAAATGGTTATTTTGGCATATGACGAGAATGTTAGGAAATTTAACGATATCATAAACGAGATAAGCAAGGAAAAGATACGGGTGCTGCTTGTAAACGAGCTTGACGTAAGAGCTATGCTAGAGCTTAAAACCATCGTAGACAGCGGAACTCATATAGGTATAATGGGAGATCGCGTGCCGATAAACGGAGATAAGTTTACAAATATAAGCTTTTTGGGAAAAGAGGCTAAATTTAATCATGGTCCATATTTAATAGCTGGCATTTTAGGAGTGAAAATAAGCTCTCTTTGGTGCCAAAAGATAAATGATAAATTTAGGATAGAATTTACTAAGATAGCAGATGAGATAAAGCTTTCGAGGGATAAGGCAACTAGCGTGAGGCCTTATTTGCAAAATTATGTAAGCGAGCTAGAGCATCGCTGCAAGCAGACTCCCGAGCAGTGGTTTAACTTTTATGATTTTTGGAGGCAGTAG
- a CDS encoding acyl-CoA thioesterase gives MQISKTTIVKAQFFDVDSMNVVWHGNYVKYLEIARCELLDEIGYNYENMKKDGFAFPIVKLDIKYVRPVFFADEIEVEARLVDFESFLKISYIIKNHKTKEKISVANTWQIAIDMINKETCTIMPDSFKEAIKKYLKRSSE, from the coding sequence GTGCAAATCTCAAAAACAACTATAGTAAAGGCGCAGTTTTTTGATGTGGATTCGATGAATGTGGTTTGGCATGGCAACTACGTAAAATACTTAGAGATCGCACGCTGCGAGCTGCTTGATGAGATAGGCTATAACTACGAAAACATGAAAAAAGACGGCTTTGCTTTTCCTATCGTAAAACTTGATATAAAATACGTAAGGCCAGTATTTTTCGCAGATGAGATTGAGGTAGAGGCTAGATTGGTGGATTTTGAAAGCTTTTTAAAGATATCCTATATAATTAAAAATCATAAGACTAAAGAGAAGATAAGTGTCGCAAACACCTGGCAAATTGCTATAGATATGATAAATAAAGAGACTTGTACTATTATGCCCGATAGCTTTAAGGAGGCTATTAAAAAGTACCTTAAAAGGAGTTCGGAATGA
- a CDS encoding LolA family protein, producing the protein MKILLAILTIATSFFALNAEDIRANIKTQNIDGNFTQTKILSGFPNAFKSYGNFSLKESGLIWHTLKPINAKVIIGEDGIFEQRGESLVKIGQNFDKKLFLSIVKLDLDELKKEFDIQILSLQNGWKIDLKPKNILFKQIFSHISVFGDKFVEKIELAEVSGDKTINEFYDIR; encoded by the coding sequence ATGAAAATTTTATTAGCTATTTTAACTATTGCAACTAGCTTTTTTGCTCTAAATGCCGAGGATATAAGGGCTAATATAAAGACTCAAAATATAGATGGGAATTTCACTCAAACTAAGATTTTAAGCGGATTTCCTAATGCTTTTAAGAGCTATGGAAATTTTTCGTTAAAAGAGAGTGGGCTTATCTGGCATACTTTAAAACCTATTAACGCAAAAGTTATCATAGGAGAGGATGGAATTTTTGAGCAAAGAGGTGAGAGTTTAGTAAAAATAGGGCAAAATTTTGATAAAAAGCTTTTTTTGTCAATCGTTAAGCTTGATTTAGACGAGCTTAAAAAAGAGTTTGATATCCAAATTTTAAGCCTTCAAAATGGCTGGAAAATAGATCTAAAGCCAAAAAATATTTTATTTAAGCAAATTTTTTCTCATATATCAGTATTTGGAGATAAATTTGTAGAAAAAATCGAATTGGCTGAGGTTAGCGGCGATAAGACGATAAATGAATTTTATGACATAAGATGA
- the thiS gene encoding sulfur carrier protein ThiS, producing the protein MLIINGKDESAFIGKSVDEFACQKGFNKEYMAVEINGEILPRDKFDSKFNDGDRVEIVCFVGGG; encoded by the coding sequence ATGCTAATAATAAACGGCAAAGACGAGAGTGCCTTCATCGGCAAAAGTGTCGATGAATTCGCTTGTCAAAAAGGATTCAATAAAGAGTATATGGCTGTGGAAATCAATGGTGAGATTTTGCCGAGGGATAAATTTGACTCTAAATTCAATGACGGGGATAGAGTCGAGATAGTTTGCTTTGTAGGTGGTGGATGA
- a CDS encoding thiazole synthase, whose translation MMDINDDFLELSGHKFSSRFILGSGKFSLSLLEAAIKDAKAQIVTLALRRVNDGGSENILDFIPKDITILPNTSGARNADEAVRIAKLARELGCGDFVKVECIKDSRYLLPDNYETIKATEKLANLGFVVMPYMYPDLNVARDLVNAGAACVMPLGAPIGTNKGLATREFIKILIDEIDLPVIVDAGIGSPSQACEAMQMGCAAVMANTAIATSGDVRAMAKAFALSIEAGRLAYLAGLGEVSEIARASSPLSGFLE comes from the coding sequence ATGATGGATATTAATGATGATTTTTTAGAGCTTAGCGGGCATAAATTTAGCTCTCGCTTTATCTTGGGTTCTGGCAAATTTTCTCTATCTTTGCTTGAGGCTGCGATAAAGGACGCAAAGGCTCAGATCGTTACGCTTGCACTTCGCAGGGTAAATGATGGCGGAAGCGAAAACATACTTGATTTTATCCCAAAGGATATCACTATCCTGCCAAACACTTCAGGAGCCAGAAACGCCGATGAAGCCGTACGTATCGCAAAACTTGCGCGCGAGCTTGGATGTGGCGACTTCGTTAAGGTTGAGTGCATAAAAGATAGCAGATATCTGCTGCCCGATAACTATGAGACGATAAAAGCAACGGAAAAGCTTGCAAATTTGGGCTTTGTCGTGATGCCTTACATGTATCCTGATCTAAACGTGGCGCGCGATCTTGTAAATGCGGGCGCTGCTTGTGTGATGCCTCTTGGAGCGCCTATCGGCACGAACAAAGGGCTTGCCACTCGCGAGTTTATAAAAATTTTAATAGACGAGATAGATCTGCCTGTGATAGTTGATGCGGGCATCGGAAGCCCTTCTCAAGCGTGCGAGGCGATGCAGATGGGTTGTGCTGCCGTGATGGCAAATACAGCCATTGCAACTTCGGGTGATGTGCGCGCGATGGCAAAGGCTTTTGCGCTATCTATCGAAGCGGGCAGACTTGCCTATCTGGCTGGGCTTGGCGAGGTGAGTGAAATCGCAAGAGCCTCTAGTCCTCTGAGCGGATTTTTGGAGTAG
- the thiH gene encoding 2-iminoacetate synthase ThiH: MSYMEGMQRIDESLMKRVLSLRESYEYKRYGKADVARALKMQRVDIEGLRALLSPAAGDFLEEMAARAQSDMKRYFGNSIELFTPLYISNFCDSNCVYCGFSSHNKISRLRLKIDEVKTELENIAKSGLKDVLILTGESAKKRDLSYIGEACKEASRLFSNVGVEIYPLNSDEYTYLHECGVDYVIVFQETYSPEKYAQVHIGGQKMSFAYRFNAQERALMGGMRSVGFAALLGLDDFRKDAFATAIHANFIQQKYPHAEIAISCPRLRPAKNKSEVNAGEVDERSLFQVICAYRIFLPFANITISTRESAKFRNGIIKVAASKISAGVSVGVGTHSDAGKKGDEQFEIDDTRGVNEIYTDIRALNLQPVMSNHIYV, from the coding sequence ATGAGCTATATGGAAGGCATGCAGCGCATAGATGAAAGCCTGATGAAGCGCGTTTTAAGCCTTAGAGAGAGTTACGAATACAAGCGCTACGGCAAAGCTGATGTGGCAAGAGCGCTAAAGATGCAGCGAGTGGATATAGAGGGCTTGCGTGCGCTTTTAAGCCCCGCGGCAGGCGACTTTCTAGAAGAGATGGCGGCTCGCGCGCAAAGTGATATGAAGAGGTATTTTGGTAACAGTATCGAGCTTTTTACTCCGCTTTATATCTCAAATTTTTGCGATAGCAACTGCGTTTATTGCGGATTTAGCTCGCATAATAAAATTTCGCGCCTAAGGCTAAAGATAGACGAGGTAAAAACGGAGCTTGAAAATATCGCAAAAAGCGGGCTTAAAGATGTGCTGATACTTACGGGCGAGAGCGCTAAGAAGCGAGATCTAAGCTATATAGGCGAGGCCTGCAAAGAGGCTTCAAGGCTCTTTAGCAACGTTGGTGTTGAAATTTACCCGCTAAATTCAGATGAATACACCTACTTGCACGAGTGTGGCGTGGATTACGTGATAGTTTTTCAAGAGACATATAGCCCAGAAAAATACGCGCAGGTTCATATCGGCGGGCAGAAGATGAGCTTTGCTTATCGCTTCAACGCTCAAGAAAGAGCGCTTATGGGCGGCATGAGAAGCGTTGGGTTTGCGGCTTTGCTTGGGCTTGATGACTTTAGAAAAGACGCCTTTGCAACGGCGATTCATGCAAATTTTATCCAGCAAAAATATCCGCACGCAGAAATCGCGATATCCTGTCCTAGGCTAAGACCTGCTAAAAATAAGAGCGAAGTAAACGCGGGCGAAGTGGATGAAAGAAGCCTTTTTCAGGTGATTTGCGCTTATAGAATTTTTCTTCCTTTTGCTAATATCACGATCTCAACACGCGAGAGTGCGAAATTTAGAAACGGGATCATAAAAGTAGCCGCAAGTAAAATTTCGGCAGGTGTTAGCGTAGGGGTCGGCACTCACTCTGATGCCGGCAAAAAGGGCGACGAGCAGTTTGAGATAGACGATACTCGCGGAGTGAATGAAATTTACACCGATATCCGCGCGCTTAATCTGCAGCCCGTGATGAGCAATCACATCTATGTTTGA
- a CDS encoding thiamine phosphate synthase, whose protein sequence is MFELICVTNRHLSRDFLGDLSRIVSEKKPNAVILREKDLSECEYENLALEVLKITRNSETKLILHTHLDVALRLGVKNLHLPFGEFVKFNESKNKRDLAKSANLTIGVSVHYLDEAIMAQNLGANYVVVGHIFKTKSHEGEPSKGLEFLKEICANLNIKTYAIGGINAKNLSQIKDAGASGACMMREFLKFD, encoded by the coding sequence ATGTTTGAGCTTATTTGCGTTACAAATCGCCATTTAAGTAGGGATTTTTTAGGCGATTTATCGCGTATAGTTAGCGAAAAAAAGCCAAATGCTGTTATCTTAAGAGAAAAGGACTTAAGTGAGTGTGAATATGAAAATTTAGCTTTAGAGGTGCTAAAAATAACTAGAAATTCTGAGACTAAGCTCATTTTGCATACACATTTAGATGTCGCTTTAAGGCTTGGAGTTAAAAATTTACACCTTCCTTTTGGTGAATTTGTGAAATTTAATGAGTCAAAAAACAAACGAGATTTAGCTAAAAGCGCAAATTTAACTATCGGAGTTTCGGTTCACTATCTTGATGAAGCCATTATGGCACAAAATTTAGGTGCAAACTATGTAGTAGTAGGACATATCTTTAAGACAAAGAGTCACGAAGGCGAACCTTCTAAAGGACTAGAGTTTCTAAAAGAAATTTGTGCAAATTTAAACATTAAGACATACGCTATCGGCGGGATAAATGCTAAAAATTTAAGCCAGATCAAGGACGCCGGAGCTAGCGGAGCTTGCATGATGAGGGAGTTTTTGAAATTTGATTAA
- a CDS encoding EamA family transporter: MNKLIFVTLLWAFSFSLIGEFLAGRVDSYFAAFSRVVLALLVFLPFMKFEAKNASIYAKIALIGAVQIGAMYMFYYNSFLYLSVPEVALFTIFTPFYVSVVYDLFAKRLRPLYLLSVAVAVFGAFIIKYGGVNSNFWLGFLLVQGANLCFGVGQSAYKFLLESKGFSEQKGLFGWFFVGASMVTGVAFGVFGNFEKISLDMTQSLVLLWLGIGASGLGYFMWNKGACEVDSGTLAIMNNALIPTAIIVNLVFWHKDADLARLIIGGVVIYISLLVHNKIIAYYEKNQLL; encoded by the coding sequence GTGAATAAACTTATTTTTGTGACATTGCTTTGGGCTTTTAGTTTTAGTTTGATAGGCGAGTTTTTAGCAGGCAGAGTCGATAGCTACTTTGCGGCATTTTCGCGCGTTGTTTTGGCGCTTCTTGTCTTTTTGCCGTTTATGAAATTTGAGGCGAAAAACGCCTCCATTTACGCCAAGATCGCACTCATAGGCGCGGTTCAAATCGGGGCTATGTATATGTTTTACTACAACTCGTTTTTGTATCTAAGTGTGCCTGAAGTAGCGCTGTTTACGATATTTACGCCTTTTTACGTAAGCGTGGTTTATGATCTTTTTGCCAAACGCTTGCGCCCGCTTTATCTACTTAGCGTTGCGGTTGCGGTTTTTGGTGCTTTTATCATCAAATACGGCGGTGTAAATAGCAATTTCTGGCTTGGATTTTTGCTGGTTCAAGGCGCAAATTTATGCTTTGGTGTCGGACAGAGTGCGTATAAATTTTTGCTTGAAAGCAAGGGATTTAGCGAGCAAAAGGGGCTTTTTGGCTGGTTTTTTGTAGGTGCTTCAATGGTAACCGGCGTAGCGTTTGGTGTATTTGGAAATTTCGAGAAAATTTCACTTGATATGACGCAGTCTTTAGTGCTTCTTTGGCTTGGTATCGGCGCTAGCGGGCTTGGATACTTCATGTGGAACAAAGGCGCATGCGAGGTTGATAGCGGAACTTTAGCGATCATGAATAACGCACTCATACCTACTGCGATCATTGTGAATTTGGTATTTTGGCATAAGGATGCAGATCTTGCACGCCTTATCATCGGCGGAGTAGTGATATACATCTCGCTTTTAGTACATAATAAGATAATAGCTTACTACGAAAAGAATCAGTTGTTATAA
- a CDS encoding phage late control D family protein: MGITSKYLSPKVKILYNGVDKTHVMDWINISINDNEGKDTDKLNIVLGYGSPAPRLKDDIEIYVDGYFLGHFKIATIKTKYKITYDIEAISADFMSSLKDRKSRSHIGLSYKQIIENIAKEHGLRTKINFDRSNEVVELEQHDMSDVAFCEKIAKDLDLTFSIKNKTMIFIDRDKVADRVDYIIKEEDYLELNFEQTEITNYSSCEVTWRDAATGEDKVTVVGSGAPVLKRQLFSADNENEAIKIGQSYLQNNQNNTFKGNVRCMGVPFFAGGYLNLQIENKIYRVIIKKITHTINQSWTSNIDFF, encoded by the coding sequence ATGGGAATAACATCAAAATATCTATCGCCAAAAGTAAAAATTTTATATAACGGAGTAGACAAAACACATGTAATGGATTGGATAAATATAAGCATAAATGACAATGAAGGCAAAGATACAGACAAGCTAAATATAGTTCTAGGATATGGTAGTCCTGCGCCTAGGCTTAAAGATGATATTGAAATTTATGTAGATGGATACTTCCTAGGCCATTTTAAAATCGCTACTATAAAAACAAAATACAAAATAACCTATGATATAGAGGCTATATCGGCTGATTTTATGAGCTCGCTAAAAGACCGCAAAAGCAGATCTCACATAGGACTCAGCTACAAACAAATTATTGAAAATATAGCAAAAGAACATGGATTGAGAACCAAAATAAATTTTGATAGATCTAATGAAGTGGTAGAGTTAGAGCAACACGATATGAGTGACGTGGCATTTTGCGAGAAGATAGCCAAAGATCTAGATTTAACTTTTAGTATAAAAAATAAAACCATGATTTTTATTGATCGGGACAAAGTAGCAGACAGAGTTGATTATATTATAAAAGAAGAGGACTATTTAGAGCTTAATTTTGAACAAACAGAAATCACAAACTACTCTTCATGCGAGGTTACATGGAGAGATGCTGCGACAGGAGAAGATAAAGTAACTGTAGTAGGCAGTGGGGCTCCAGTATTAAAAAGGCAACTTTTTTCTGCAGACAATGAGAATGAAGCCATAAAAATAGGACAGAGCTATCTACAAAACAATCAAAACAATACTTTTAAAGGCAATGTAAGATGTATGGGGGTACCCTTTTTTGCCGGAGGATATTTAAATTTGCAGATTGAAAATAAAATATATAGAGTAATAATAAAAAAGATAACACATACTATTAATCAATCATGGACCAGCAATATAGATTTTTTTTAA
- a CDS encoding tail protein X — MRYLAKDGDTLDAICYKRYKTIDDDVYSQFLRANENLLNKEFLSGGDIVNLPDIEIKQVKKVTYLWE, encoded by the coding sequence ATGAGATACCTAGCAAAAGACGGCGACACGTTAGATGCTATATGCTACAAACGCTACAAAACAATAGACGATGATGTCTACTCTCAATTTTTAAGAGCCAATGAAAATCTATTAAATAAAGAATTTTTATCGGGCGGAGATATAGTAAATTTGCCCGATATTGAAATCAAGCAAGTCAAAAAGGTTACTTATCTATGGGAATAA
- a CDS encoding phage terminase large subunit family protein → MGKIIDIFANAIFIKPRLNLTEWAEKFRVLSRESSSNYGKFKPFSYQIEPMNEISNQKRRKIVLLWASQLGKSEMINNTIGYYIHQEPSTILFMLPNENDAEDYSKRRLAPMIRDCKSLNDLINSNDANNTILIKNFRGGNLALVGSNSPSKLASKPIKVLLVDEADRCEATKEGDSIKLAEKRTITFADRKIIISSTPTIKGSSTIEAEFASSDKRFFYVDCPHCGFSQTLKFEYLVWDKDKNDNPIYDSAKYQCAECGSLLSEQEKNEAVRSGKWIAQNQSSKTAGFFLNAIYSPYFKMSDIAKDWYESKNDQLKLQTFINTIKCEGFEPPSVKFNENELYNRREEYTNDNFPASVEFITAGADIQDNRIEINFIGWARGLEAFNLEYVQVWGNTDQDKVWMEAYKELVKKFKREDGKIFAISLACIDSGFNTERTYKLVSLDKRFIATKGLSEQSSKASFLNKVKNIKKGVKFMPVGTCAGKNEIYRLLHIKKPSEGYFHYNESYTQEFFNQLTAEKIEKVKDKNGYSKLKWVKTRDRNEALDITLLAYAAAKLIKSVKKKVEVKQK, encoded by the coding sequence ATGGGAAAAATAATAGATATTTTTGCTAACGCTATTTTTATTAAACCCAGGCTAAATTTAACAGAGTGGGCTGAAAAATTTAGAGTATTGTCGCGTGAGAGTTCATCCAACTACGGAAAATTTAAGCCTTTCTCCTACCAGATTGAGCCAATGAATGAAATTTCAAATCAAAAAAGGCGTAAAATTGTACTGCTTTGGGCATCTCAACTTGGCAAAAGTGAAATGATTAATAACACCATAGGATATTACATACATCAAGAGCCAAGCACAATACTATTTATGCTACCAAATGAAAACGATGCGGAAGATTACTCAAAGCGAAGATTGGCACCTATGATCAGAGATTGCAAGAGCCTAAATGATCTTATAAACTCAAACGATGCCAATAATACTATTTTGATAAAAAACTTTAGGGGTGGAAATTTAGCTCTTGTTGGATCAAATTCTCCTTCAAAGCTTGCAAGTAAGCCTATAAAAGTGCTACTTGTTGATGAAGCCGATAGATGCGAGGCTACAAAAGAGGGAGATAGCATAAAACTTGCAGAGAAGCGAACTATCACTTTTGCAGATAGAAAGATCATAATTAGCTCAACTCCAACCATCAAAGGTAGCTCAACGATTGAGGCTGAATTTGCATCATCAGACAAGCGATTTTTCTATGTCGATTGTCCTCATTGCGGATTTTCTCAAACTCTTAAATTTGAGTATTTGGTTTGGGATAAAGACAAAAACGACAACCCAATTTATGACAGCGCAAAATATCAATGTGCCGAGTGCGGGTCTTTGTTGAGCGAGCAAGAAAAGAACGAGGCGGTAAGAAGCGGCAAGTGGATAGCTCAAAATCAATCTTCAAAAACAGCCGGATTTTTTTTAAATGCTATTTATAGCCCATACTTTAAAATGAGCGATATTGCTAAAGATTGGTATGAGAGCAAAAACGATCAGCTAAAACTTCAAACATTTATTAACACTATAAAATGCGAGGGCTTTGAGCCGCCTTCTGTTAAATTTAATGAAAATGAGCTATATAACAGAAGAGAAGAATATACTAACGATAACTTCCCGGCAAGCGTAGAGTTTATAACTGCGGGAGCTGACATACAAGATAACAGAATAGAGATAAATTTCATAGGATGGGCTAGAGGGCTTGAGGCCTTTAACCTTGAGTATGTCCAAGTTTGGGGCAATACTGATCAGGATAAGGTTTGGATGGAGGCGTATAAAGAGCTTGTAAAGAAATTTAAAAGGGAGGACGGCAAAATATTTGCCATTTCGCTTGCATGTATAGACAGCGGATTTAATACTGAGAGAACTTACAAGCTCGTGAGCCTTGATAAAAGATTTATAGCCACAAAGGGGCTAAGCGAGCAAAGCTCAAAAGCCTCATTTTTAAATAAAGTAAAAAATATCAAAAAAGGCGTTAAATTTATGCCTGTTGGCACCTGTGCCGGCAAGAATGAAATTTATAGACTTCTGCATATAAAAAAGCCTTCAGAAGGGTATTTTCACTATAACGAGAGCTATACTCAGGAGTTTTTTAATCAACTTACTGCAGAGAAAATCGAAAAAGTAAAAGATAAAAACGGATATTCTAAACTAAAATGGGTAAAGACAAGAGATCGTAACGAGGCACTAGATATAACACTGCTTGCGTATGCCGCCGCAAAACTTATTAAATCAGTTAAGAAAAAAGTGGAAGTGAAACAAAAATGA
- a CDS encoding gag protein, whose translation MKKVHDNLMIKKTRYDMTISIECASKFEQLCEAYDLKKSDMADLIINAFCEGNLKYKHYMQNLRAKKQIVKKRAIKNLSLFGDLGDSNN comes from the coding sequence ATGAAAAAAGTCCATGATAATTTAATGATCAAGAAAACTAGATATGACATGACGATAAGTATAGAGTGTGCTTCAAAATTTGAGCAGCTCTGTGAAGCCTACGATCTTAAAAAATCAGATATGGCGGATTTGATTATAAATGCATTTTGCGAAGGGAACTTAAAATATAAGCACTATATGCAAAATTTAAGAGCTAAAAAGCAGATCGTCAAAAAAAGAGCGATAAAAAATCTATCACTTTTTGGAGATTTAGGTGATAGTAACAACTAG
- a CDS encoding type II toxin-antitoxin system HicB family antitoxin, translated as MKKDLQYYLNLPYTITVKRLDDGDYYAQYADLGLTKNNLMAGWGESEAEAIKELKEAFACYVEGALKNGESIYEPIKEDVKVRINLTMPKSVLEAIDRVSSNRSKFLTDAANLKLASI; from the coding sequence ATGAAAAAAGACCTTCAATACTATCTAAATTTGCCTTATACCATAACAGTTAAAAGACTTGATGACGGCGACTATTACGCGCAATATGCCGATTTAGGGCTTACTAAAAATAACCTAATGGCGGGATGGGGAGAGAGTGAAGCGGAGGCAATAAAAGAACTTAAAGAGGCTTTTGCGTGCTATGTGGAGGGCGCTTTAAAAAACGGAGAAAGCATATATGAGCCTATAAAAGAAGATGTAAAAGTGCGCATAAATTTAACTATGCCTAAATCTGTTTTAGAGGCAATCGATCGCGTAAGCTCAAACCGCTCTAAATTTTTAACCGATGCAGCAAATTTAAAGTTAGCTAGCATTTAA
- a CDS encoding type II toxin-antitoxin system HicA family toxin: MGSLDKLISKLANNPKNASFEDLQRILINFGWELEHARGSHHKFKKDKDSIIIPRHKPIKEVYTLAVLEKIGAKK; this comes from the coding sequence ATGGGAAGCTTGGATAAACTTATATCAAAACTAGCGAATAATCCAAAAAATGCAAGCTTTGAAGATTTGCAAAGAATTTTAATAAATTTCGGCTGGGAATTAGAGCACGCAAGAGGCTCGCACCATAAATTTAAAAAAGACAAAGATAGCATAATAATCCCTAGACATAAGCCTATAAAAGAAGTTTATACTCTTGCTGTTTTAGAAAAAATAGGAGCTAAAAAATGA
- a CDS encoding XRE family transcriptional regulator has product MDINKFEEVLKSINLNKKDFAEMTGLAYQTIINWGSTNKVPSWVDTWLDNYIKAKSYEEIKNKVFDIEKVQK; this is encoded by the coding sequence ATGGATATAAATAAATTTGAAGAAGTATTAAAGAGTATAAATTTAAATAAAAAAGATTTTGCAGAAATGACAGGTCTAGCCTATCAAACTATTATTAATTGGGGTAGCACAAATAAAGTGCCCTCTTGGGTTGATACTTGGCTAGATAATTACATCAAAGCCAAATCATACGAAGAGATAAAAAACAAAGTATTTGATATCGAAAAAGTCCAAAAATAG